From Rhinolophus sinicus isolate RSC01 linkage group LG15, ASM3656204v1, whole genome shotgun sequence, the proteins below share one genomic window:
- the ENDOV gene encoding endonuclease V isoform X4, with translation MALARRVRDASGSDANGTGCGGRAMAREAVGRPPEETLSLWKREQALLRARVVTRDTEAWQRDPAFSGLQRVGGVDVSFVKGDSVRACASLVVLSYPELQVLLVDGNGVLHHQGFGVACHLGVLTDLPCIGVAKKLLQVDGLENNARHKEKIRLLQTGGDTFPLMGDSGAILGMALKSHDHSTKPLYVSVGHKVSLETAVRLTRSCCRFRIPEPVRQADIRSRDYIRRSLGGPRCPAPGQERSQKVQKPEVCPKGGSEEHTVEGRPWRPPAQAPEHTRKPQTQAPRSRRAGAGSGAEWGAPKT, from the exons ATGGCGCTGGCCCGGCGCGTGCGCGACGCCTCCGGAAGTGACGCCAACGGAACGGGCTGCGGGGGTCGAGCCATGGCTCGGGAGGCGGTGGGGCGGCCGCCGGAGGAGACGCTGTCGCTCTGGAAACG GGAGCAAGCGCTGCTCAGGGCCCGCGTGGTGACCCGGGACACGGAGGCGTGGCAGCGGGACCCCGCCTTCTCGGGCCTGCAGAGGGTCGGGGGCGTGGACGTGTCCTTCGTGAAGGGCGACAGCGTGCGCGCCTGCGCCTCCCTGGTGGTGCTCAGCTACCCCGAGCTCCAG GTCCTCCTTGTCGATGGAAATGGGGTGCTCCACCACCAAG GTTTTGGGGTGGCCTGCCACCTCGGCGTCCTCACAGACCTGCCCTGCATCGGGGTGGCCAAGAAGCTCCTGCAGGTGGACGGGCTGGAGAACAACGCCCGGCACAAGGAGAAG ATACGCCTCCTGCAGACTGGAGGGGACACATTTCCTCTGATGGGAGACTCCGGGGCCATCCTGGGCATG GCCCTGAAGAGCCACGACCATAGCACCAAGCCCCTCTACGTGTCCGTGGGCCACAAGGTGAGCCTGGAGACGGCCGTGCGTCTGACTCGAAGCTGCTGCAGGTTTCGGATCCCGGAGCCGGTGCGCCAG GCTGACATCCGCTCCCGAGACTACATCCGCAGGAGCCTGGGGGGCCCAAGGTGCCCTGCACCGGGGCAGGAGAG GAGCCAGAAGGTGCAGAAACCAGAGGTGTGCCCCAAGGGAGGCTCAGAAGAGCACACGGTTGAGGGCAGGCCCTGGAgacccccagcccaggccccagaACACACCCGAAAGCCCCAGACCCAGGCACCCAGGAGTAgaagggcaggggctgggagtgGAGCGGAGTGGGGCGCCCCGAAGACTTAG
- the ENDOV gene encoding endonuclease V isoform X1: MALARRVRDASGSDANGTGCGGRAMAREAVGRPPEETLSLWKREQALLRARVVTRDTEAWQRDPAFSGLQRVGGVDVSFVKGDSVRACASLVVLSYPELQVVYEDCRMVGLTAPYVSGFLAFRELPSLVDAVQRLREKEPHLMPQAGPPCRWKWGAPPPRFWGGLPPRRPHRPALHRGGQEAPAGGRAGEQRPAQGEDTPPADWRGHISSDGRLRGHPGHGQAAGRCPNSAAGTPCPNAPGCHPGQVASPAARSALPSLSSSQALKSHDHSTKPLYVSVGHKVSLETAVRLTRSCCRFRIPEPVRQADIRSRDYIRRSLGGPRCPAPGQERSQKVQKPEVCPKGGSEEHTVEGRPWRPPAQAPEHTRKPQTQAPRSRRAGAGSGAEWGAPKT, from the exons ATGGCGCTGGCCCGGCGCGTGCGCGACGCCTCCGGAAGTGACGCCAACGGAACGGGCTGCGGGGGTCGAGCCATGGCTCGGGAGGCGGTGGGGCGGCCGCCGGAGGAGACGCTGTCGCTCTGGAAACG GGAGCAAGCGCTGCTCAGGGCCCGCGTGGTGACCCGGGACACGGAGGCGTGGCAGCGGGACCCCGCCTTCTCGGGCCTGCAGAGGGTCGGGGGCGTGGACGTGTCCTTCGTGAAGGGCGACAGCGTGCGCGCCTGCGCCTCCCTGGTGGTGCTCAGCTACCCCGAGCTCCAG GTGGTGTATGAGGACTGCCGCATGGTTGGCCTGACGGCCCCCTACGTGTCGGGCTTCCTGGCCTTTCGAGAGCTGCCCTCCCTGGTGGACGCGGTGCAGCGGCTTCGGGAGAAGGAGCCCCACCTGATGCCCCAGGCAG GTCCTCCTTGTCGATGGAAATGGGGTGCTCCACCACCAAG GTTTTGGGGTGGCCTGCCACCTCGGCGTCCTCACAGACCTGCCCTGCATCGGGGTGGCCAAGAAGCTCCTGCAGGTGGACGGGCTGGAGAACAACGCCCGGCACAAGGAGAAG ATACGCCTCCTGCAGACTGGAGGGGACACATTTCCTCTGATGGGAGACTCCGGGGCCATCCTGGGCATG GACAAGCAGCAGGAAGGTGCCCCAACAGTGCTGCAGGTACCCCCTGCCCCAACGCTCCCGGCTGCCACCCAGGACAAGTTGCCAGTCCTGCAGCCCGCAGCGCCCTgccctcactttcctcatcccAGGCCCTGAAGAGCCACGACCATAGCACCAAGCCCCTCTACGTGTCCGTGGGCCACAAGGTGAGCCTGGAGACGGCCGTGCGTCTGACTCGAAGCTGCTGCAGGTTTCGGATCCCGGAGCCGGTGCGCCAG GCTGACATCCGCTCCCGAGACTACATCCGCAGGAGCCTGGGGGGCCCAAGGTGCCCTGCACCGGGGCAGGAGAG GAGCCAGAAGGTGCAGAAACCAGAGGTGTGCCCCAAGGGAGGCTCAGAAGAGCACACGGTTGAGGGCAGGCCCTGGAgacccccagcccaggccccagaACACACCCGAAAGCCCCAGACCCAGGCACCCAGGAGTAgaagggcaggggctgggagtgGAGCGGAGTGGGGCGCCCCGAAGACTTAG
- the ENDOV gene encoding endonuclease V isoform X3, translated as MALARRVRDASGSDANGTGCGGRAMAREAVGRPPEETLSLWKREQALLRARVVTRDTEAWQRDPAFSGLQRVGGVDVSFVKGDSVRACASLVVLSYPELQVVYEDCRMVGLTAPYVSGFLAFRELPSLVDAVQRLREKEPHLMPQAGPPCRWKWGAPPPRFWGGLPPRRPHRPALHRGGQEAPAGGRAGEQRPAQGEDTPPADWRGHISSDGRLRGHPGHGQAAGRCPNSAAGTPCPNAPGCHPGQVASPAARSALPSLSSSQALKSHDHSTKPLYVSVGHKVSLETAVRLTRSCCRFRIPEPVRQEPEGAETRGVPQGRLRRAHG; from the exons ATGGCGCTGGCCCGGCGCGTGCGCGACGCCTCCGGAAGTGACGCCAACGGAACGGGCTGCGGGGGTCGAGCCATGGCTCGGGAGGCGGTGGGGCGGCCGCCGGAGGAGACGCTGTCGCTCTGGAAACG GGAGCAAGCGCTGCTCAGGGCCCGCGTGGTGACCCGGGACACGGAGGCGTGGCAGCGGGACCCCGCCTTCTCGGGCCTGCAGAGGGTCGGGGGCGTGGACGTGTCCTTCGTGAAGGGCGACAGCGTGCGCGCCTGCGCCTCCCTGGTGGTGCTCAGCTACCCCGAGCTCCAG GTGGTGTATGAGGACTGCCGCATGGTTGGCCTGACGGCCCCCTACGTGTCGGGCTTCCTGGCCTTTCGAGAGCTGCCCTCCCTGGTGGACGCGGTGCAGCGGCTTCGGGAGAAGGAGCCCCACCTGATGCCCCAGGCAG GTCCTCCTTGTCGATGGAAATGGGGTGCTCCACCACCAAG GTTTTGGGGTGGCCTGCCACCTCGGCGTCCTCACAGACCTGCCCTGCATCGGGGTGGCCAAGAAGCTCCTGCAGGTGGACGGGCTGGAGAACAACGCCCGGCACAAGGAGAAG ATACGCCTCCTGCAGACTGGAGGGGACACATTTCCTCTGATGGGAGACTCCGGGGCCATCCTGGGCATG GACAAGCAGCAGGAAGGTGCCCCAACAGTGCTGCAGGTACCCCCTGCCCCAACGCTCCCGGCTGCCACCCAGGACAAGTTGCCAGTCCTGCAGCCCGCAGCGCCCTgccctcactttcctcatcccAGGCCCTGAAGAGCCACGACCATAGCACCAAGCCCCTCTACGTGTCCGTGGGCCACAAGGTGAGCCTGGAGACGGCCGTGCGTCTGACTCGAAGCTGCTGCAGGTTTCGGATCCCGGAGCCGGTGCGCCAG GAGCCAGAAGGTGCAGAAACCAGAGGTGTGCCCCAAGGGAGGCTCAGAAGAGCACACGGTTGA
- the ENDOV gene encoding endonuclease V isoform X2: protein MALARRVRDASGSDANGTGCGGRAMAREAVGRPPEETLSLWKREQALLRARVVTRDTEAWQRDPAFSGLQRVGGVDVSFVKGDSVRACASLVVLSYPELQVVYEDCRMVGLTAPYVSGFLAFRELPSLVDAVQRLREKEPHLMPQVLLVDGNGVLHHQGFGVACHLGVLTDLPCIGVAKKLLQVDGLENNARHKEKIRLLQTGGDTFPLMGDSGAILGMALKSHDHSTKPLYVSVGHKVSLETAVRLTRSCCRFRIPEPVRQADIRSRDYIRRSLGGPRCPAPGQERSQKVQKPEVCPKGGSEEHTVEGRPWRPPAQAPEHTRKPQTQAPRSRRAGAGSGAEWGAPKT from the exons ATGGCGCTGGCCCGGCGCGTGCGCGACGCCTCCGGAAGTGACGCCAACGGAACGGGCTGCGGGGGTCGAGCCATGGCTCGGGAGGCGGTGGGGCGGCCGCCGGAGGAGACGCTGTCGCTCTGGAAACG GGAGCAAGCGCTGCTCAGGGCCCGCGTGGTGACCCGGGACACGGAGGCGTGGCAGCGGGACCCCGCCTTCTCGGGCCTGCAGAGGGTCGGGGGCGTGGACGTGTCCTTCGTGAAGGGCGACAGCGTGCGCGCCTGCGCCTCCCTGGTGGTGCTCAGCTACCCCGAGCTCCAG GTGGTGTATGAGGACTGCCGCATGGTTGGCCTGACGGCCCCCTACGTGTCGGGCTTCCTGGCCTTTCGAGAGCTGCCCTCCCTGGTGGACGCGGTGCAGCGGCTTCGGGAGAAGGAGCCCCACCTGATGCCCCAG GTCCTCCTTGTCGATGGAAATGGGGTGCTCCACCACCAAG GTTTTGGGGTGGCCTGCCACCTCGGCGTCCTCACAGACCTGCCCTGCATCGGGGTGGCCAAGAAGCTCCTGCAGGTGGACGGGCTGGAGAACAACGCCCGGCACAAGGAGAAG ATACGCCTCCTGCAGACTGGAGGGGACACATTTCCTCTGATGGGAGACTCCGGGGCCATCCTGGGCATG GCCCTGAAGAGCCACGACCATAGCACCAAGCCCCTCTACGTGTCCGTGGGCCACAAGGTGAGCCTGGAGACGGCCGTGCGTCTGACTCGAAGCTGCTGCAGGTTTCGGATCCCGGAGCCGGTGCGCCAG GCTGACATCCGCTCCCGAGACTACATCCGCAGGAGCCTGGGGGGCCCAAGGTGCCCTGCACCGGGGCAGGAGAG GAGCCAGAAGGTGCAGAAACCAGAGGTGTGCCCCAAGGGAGGCTCAGAAGAGCACACGGTTGAGGGCAGGCCCTGGAgacccccagcccaggccccagaACACACCCGAAAGCCCCAGACCCAGGCACCCAGGAGTAgaagggcaggggctgggagtgGAGCGGAGTGGGGCGCCCCGAAGACTTAG
- the ENDOV gene encoding endonuclease V isoform X7, whose amino-acid sequence MALARRVRDASGSDANGTGCGGRAMAREAVGRPPEETLSLWKREQALLRARVVTRDTEAWQRDPAFSGLQRVGGVDVSFVKGDSVRACASLVVLSYPELQVVYEDCRMVGLTAPYVSGFLAFRELPSLVDAVQRLREKEPHLMPQVLLVDGNGVLHHQGFGVACHLGVLTDLPCIGVAKKLLQVDGLENNARHKEKIRLLQTGGDTFPLMGDSGAILGMALKSHDHSTKPLYVSVGHKVSLETAVRLTRSCCRFRIPEPVRQEPEGAETRGVPQGRLRRAHG is encoded by the exons ATGGCGCTGGCCCGGCGCGTGCGCGACGCCTCCGGAAGTGACGCCAACGGAACGGGCTGCGGGGGTCGAGCCATGGCTCGGGAGGCGGTGGGGCGGCCGCCGGAGGAGACGCTGTCGCTCTGGAAACG GGAGCAAGCGCTGCTCAGGGCCCGCGTGGTGACCCGGGACACGGAGGCGTGGCAGCGGGACCCCGCCTTCTCGGGCCTGCAGAGGGTCGGGGGCGTGGACGTGTCCTTCGTGAAGGGCGACAGCGTGCGCGCCTGCGCCTCCCTGGTGGTGCTCAGCTACCCCGAGCTCCAG GTGGTGTATGAGGACTGCCGCATGGTTGGCCTGACGGCCCCCTACGTGTCGGGCTTCCTGGCCTTTCGAGAGCTGCCCTCCCTGGTGGACGCGGTGCAGCGGCTTCGGGAGAAGGAGCCCCACCTGATGCCCCAG GTCCTCCTTGTCGATGGAAATGGGGTGCTCCACCACCAAG GTTTTGGGGTGGCCTGCCACCTCGGCGTCCTCACAGACCTGCCCTGCATCGGGGTGGCCAAGAAGCTCCTGCAGGTGGACGGGCTGGAGAACAACGCCCGGCACAAGGAGAAG ATACGCCTCCTGCAGACTGGAGGGGACACATTTCCTCTGATGGGAGACTCCGGGGCCATCCTGGGCATG GCCCTGAAGAGCCACGACCATAGCACCAAGCCCCTCTACGTGTCCGTGGGCCACAAGGTGAGCCTGGAGACGGCCGTGCGTCTGACTCGAAGCTGCTGCAGGTTTCGGATCCCGGAGCCGGTGCGCCAG GAGCCAGAAGGTGCAGAAACCAGAGGTGTGCCCCAAGGGAGGCTCAGAAGAGCACACGGTTGA
- the ENDOV gene encoding endonuclease V isoform X5, whose protein sequence is MCAVSRPEVVYEDCRMVGLTAPYVSGFLAFRELPSLVDAVQRLREKEPHLMPQAGPPCRWKWGAPPPRFWGGLPPRRPHRPALHRGGQEAPAGGRAGEQRPAQGEDTPPADWRGHISSDGRLRGHPGHGQAAGRCPNSAAGTPCPNAPGCHPGQVASPAARSALPSLSSSQALKSHDHSTKPLYVSVGHKVSLETAVRLTRSCCRFRIPEPVRQADIRSRDYIRRSLGGPRCPAPGQERSQKVQKPEVCPKGGSEEHTVEGRPWRPPAQAPEHTRKPQTQAPRSRRAGAGSGAEWGAPKT, encoded by the exons ATGTGCGCAGTCAGTCGCCCAGAA GTGGTGTATGAGGACTGCCGCATGGTTGGCCTGACGGCCCCCTACGTGTCGGGCTTCCTGGCCTTTCGAGAGCTGCCCTCCCTGGTGGACGCGGTGCAGCGGCTTCGGGAGAAGGAGCCCCACCTGATGCCCCAGGCAG GTCCTCCTTGTCGATGGAAATGGGGTGCTCCACCACCAAG GTTTTGGGGTGGCCTGCCACCTCGGCGTCCTCACAGACCTGCCCTGCATCGGGGTGGCCAAGAAGCTCCTGCAGGTGGACGGGCTGGAGAACAACGCCCGGCACAAGGAGAAG ATACGCCTCCTGCAGACTGGAGGGGACACATTTCCTCTGATGGGAGACTCCGGGGCCATCCTGGGCATG GACAAGCAGCAGGAAGGTGCCCCAACAGTGCTGCAGGTACCCCCTGCCCCAACGCTCCCGGCTGCCACCCAGGACAAGTTGCCAGTCCTGCAGCCCGCAGCGCCCTgccctcactttcctcatcccAGGCCCTGAAGAGCCACGACCATAGCACCAAGCCCCTCTACGTGTCCGTGGGCCACAAGGTGAGCCTGGAGACGGCCGTGCGTCTGACTCGAAGCTGCTGCAGGTTTCGGATCCCGGAGCCGGTGCGCCAG GCTGACATCCGCTCCCGAGACTACATCCGCAGGAGCCTGGGGGGCCCAAGGTGCCCTGCACCGGGGCAGGAGAG GAGCCAGAAGGTGCAGAAACCAGAGGTGTGCCCCAAGGGAGGCTCAGAAGAGCACACGGTTGAGGGCAGGCCCTGGAgacccccagcccaggccccagaACACACCCGAAAGCCCCAGACCCAGGCACCCAGGAGTAgaagggcaggggctgggagtgGAGCGGAGTGGGGCGCCCCGAAGACTTAG
- the ENDOV gene encoding endonuclease V isoform X6 → MVGLTAPYVSGFLAFRELPSLVDAVQRLREKEPHLMPQAGPPCRWKWGAPPPRFWGGLPPRRPHRPALHRGGQEAPAGGRAGEQRPAQGEDTPPADWRGHISSDGRLRGHPGHGQAAGRCPNSAAGTPCPNAPGCHPGQVASPAARSALPSLSSSQALKSHDHSTKPLYVSVGHKVSLETAVRLTRSCCRFRIPEPVRQADIRSRDYIRRSLGGPRCPAPGQERSQKVQKPEVCPKGGSEEHTVEGRPWRPPAQAPEHTRKPQTQAPRSRRAGAGSGAEWGAPKT, encoded by the exons ATGGTTGGCCTGACGGCCCCCTACGTGTCGGGCTTCCTGGCCTTTCGAGAGCTGCCCTCCCTGGTGGACGCGGTGCAGCGGCTTCGGGAGAAGGAGCCCCACCTGATGCCCCAGGCAG GTCCTCCTTGTCGATGGAAATGGGGTGCTCCACCACCAAG GTTTTGGGGTGGCCTGCCACCTCGGCGTCCTCACAGACCTGCCCTGCATCGGGGTGGCCAAGAAGCTCCTGCAGGTGGACGGGCTGGAGAACAACGCCCGGCACAAGGAGAAG ATACGCCTCCTGCAGACTGGAGGGGACACATTTCCTCTGATGGGAGACTCCGGGGCCATCCTGGGCATG GACAAGCAGCAGGAAGGTGCCCCAACAGTGCTGCAGGTACCCCCTGCCCCAACGCTCCCGGCTGCCACCCAGGACAAGTTGCCAGTCCTGCAGCCCGCAGCGCCCTgccctcactttcctcatcccAGGCCCTGAAGAGCCACGACCATAGCACCAAGCCCCTCTACGTGTCCGTGGGCCACAAGGTGAGCCTGGAGACGGCCGTGCGTCTGACTCGAAGCTGCTGCAGGTTTCGGATCCCGGAGCCGGTGCGCCAG GCTGACATCCGCTCCCGAGACTACATCCGCAGGAGCCTGGGGGGCCCAAGGTGCCCTGCACCGGGGCAGGAGAG GAGCCAGAAGGTGCAGAAACCAGAGGTGTGCCCCAAGGGAGGCTCAGAAGAGCACACGGTTGAGGGCAGGCCCTGGAgacccccagcccaggccccagaACACACCCGAAAGCCCCAGACCCAGGCACCCAGGAGTAgaagggcaggggctgggagtgGAGCGGAGTGGGGCGCCCCGAAGACTTAG